TGTCATCAGGAAGGGCGATGAGTGAACtaagggggaagggcagaaccATGAAAGACCTTGAAGATGAGGGAAAGAAACTTCTCAGTTTGGAGCCTGACTCGTGTCCAAAGGTGCTGGAAGGGAAGTAGGGTGAAgcagcatcccctggcttgaagcacTAATAGCAACCCAATGCCTGGCTTCCCtggggtttgcagtttggttcagtgaCTTTCAGGGCCTCCGCTATAAAAATGGTTCCAGTGACCCTGCTCAAGTACTCAGCAGTAGCAACTAAACACTTACACAGGTGTCACATGAGGTTCAAAGGGTCTTCCCGGACACCAAACCTAATTCAGCTAAATGCAGCCTGGAGTCAGGGAGCATGACTTCTGTAGAATCTGCGGTGAGATTAATGGTGAAAGTTGCTCAGAAAATGGTGGTGTAACAAGCAACGTGGTGTTACATGAGTGTGTGTAGCAGTCAGGGCAGATGTGCAAAGCAAGTGAAAGGCATTTAAACATTCAGGAAGTGGGGGCATAATGAGCAGGATTCTGCTCTTCTTTTCAGCCAAGGAACTTCACTGGTTTCAGTGGAGTCGCTCCAAAGAATCTGGCCTTTAGAGGTCCATATGTGAGTATAGCCATTCGGTTGGGTCTGACGAACCTGCAGACTCAACATGATGCCAAAGGGAGTTGGTCAAATTCTTGTTTGTTATGCTAGTGCAACCCTATTGAAATCTCCCCTTCTGTGCCCTCTGCCCAGGTTCCAACTGTACTGTCCCCTTTCTGCTTGCAAGAGGAGACTAGAGCACTTTGTGTTTCAACCCGCTTGGCCTTCTGCACATATTCTCCTCCTTGTCAATCCCACTGTGACAACTTCTCCACCCACACCTTGCGTTGCTATTTACACCAATCAGGTGGCTGCCATTTGCAtgcactttgcactggtgcaagtgACCCCACCAGGGGCATGGCACAGAAGAACCAGGCTCATAATCCTGCATTTGCGACATCACCGTCATTTCCATAGCAACAGACTCCTGTCATAAATGCGAAAAGGTGAGATCACAGAAGGAGAACCTGTGAGAACTGAGCTTCTTTCCTGCGCCTTTCTATACaaaccctctgaaacctgtctcccACTCCCGTGTGACAGCAGAAGGATCATTCAGCAAGCCACTCCCCTTTTTTTGGCTGTTATAATGGAATGACTTTTACCAGCGCAGCAATGAGCTTCCCCAGTCGGCCACGTGCACCGAAGCAGGATCTCCGTTTTAGAAGTGCAGAGCAATCTGGAGAGAATGTTCTAAGGCTGAGGCTAGTGAGGGGAGCTATAAATGGCTCCCACAagccattctcctgcagccaAGTGGCTCTGCAAGACTTTCAAAGATGCAAAATTCTTCCTCcaaggaaataaaataatttgtttccaatcaaaccccctccagcacctccccaCATACACACTGCCTGACCATTATAACGAAGTGGGGGGCCGCATGCTAGCACGTGTAGGAATTGGTTTGGGGAATGTAGGTTTTGATCGCTGCAGCTACGTGATGATGCCAAGAGGAGGGCAATGAAAGCACATTCCACATAGCAGTCTTAATCATTCACGTGGTGGCTGAGAGGCTAAAAAGCAGCAGCCTTTTAAAAGCTGAGATTCCTGTGAGCGGTACATTAAAGCCAAAGTTCAGTCCTACCCAGGTCCACGTGACACTGCCCTAgagtcagaagattttttttttcaaagccaaTAGGAAAGAAGTTCCACTAGGTGACATTGAAGGTGATGAAGGAGTTGGCTATTTTCTGCTGGCGCCCTAGCTGCTCCGTCTCcccccatggctggcctgggatCTGGCAGCTGGTGAAGGacctggcaggagggggctcgcTGATGTGCGTCACTTCAGTCAGATCCGCCTCCAGGGTGCTGACAGTGTTGGTCACCTGTGCCACATGTACCTTATTGGCCACCTTCTTGTGCAAGAGGCAGTTGAAGATCTTCTTGAAGCCCTTGCGGAAATGCTTGGAGACCAGGGCATAAACAATGGGGTTGACGCAGGAGTTGGAGTACGAGATCAGGTGTGAGAGGATCCTGAGCACGTAGGTGGCGTGGTTGAGGGGAAAATAGCCGAACCAGACGCACAGGATGATCAGGTGATGCGGCAACCAGCAGAGACAGAAGAGGACAGCTACAATGATGATCATCCTGGTGACCTTGCGCTTGGCCTTCTTGGATTCGGACATGTCTTCAATGGGATCCACGGATGTCCAGAGGTAACGGATAGTCCTCATGTAGGTGAGGCTAAGGATCAGCACTGGGATGACATAGCTGAAAATGAAGGTGCAGATGTCCATGATCTTGCGTTGGGGGATCTTCCAGATGGGATGGCAGACGGTCAGGTTGGCCATCTGGAACTCCTGGTAGTAACTGAGGTACGGGccagagaaaataaaagaaagaccCCAGATAAGGCAAATGGCCGTGAGTGCGTTCCTGGGGGTTCGGAGTTCTCTAGAATGCAAAGGGTATCTAATGGCCAAATACCTGCAAgggagagaacaaaacaaaacgacAGTTCTATTTAAAACAGAGAAAACGTCATCAGGCCGGCTATGTGGGGAGAACACAAGGAGAAAAAGAGTTAAAATGAAAAACTTTGCACTTCTAATATAATTTCTCGTTCAACTAATTGTCCCATTtccaagggcttgtctccacagaACCTTTGTGCACAACactccagggtgtgaatctacagcgcACTAGCCTGCCACACGCTAACTGGCCACACGGACCCTGTtgccatgcactaaaagttccatggTGTGCTTTGACATCTTGCTGTCTCAGACACTGAGTGCGTGGTAGCTGGGTCCAAACAGACAATCAGTGCAAAGCTAGCTAGGATGCTGTAGAGTCATACCCTGGCCTGGTGACAAATCTCCAGGTAAACAACTTGCCTGACCAGGTAGAGGAGATGGTAACTCAAACTTTTCTTTGTCACTGATTTTCACCATGTATTTTGcattttatataatataatataataataatccaAATCATTTTTAGAGTGTGATCTGAGTTTAAGGCTGAATTACGACTAGGAATCTGGTTTGAATTAAATGGCACCTACATCTTGGAAGCTGCCGTTTCCGAAATGTCAGAATCTCACTCGCTCAACAGCTCAGTCACCTTGGATGGATCCCTAAGCTTATTCTCATGGATATCTTGGTTGCATCCAGAACAGAACTAGAAAATAGGCTTCCTCGGTTTGGGATCCAACAGGAACCAAAGCCATAGGGTTGAAGGGATTTCAGTTTCTGAAATGCCATCATCCACAAAATCCAAAGGGACTTAAATTTGAACTTCTGGTTTTGCCCATCTCTGTATATGACAATTacatagtaaaagcagcaaagtcaAAGGGCCGTGCTTTCCGTGACTGGTGCTGCCTTGaaaatgcagctgcaaatatgcACATTTGTATCTGTGAATGCAGTGACCTGTTTTATGCACCTGCCACCTGCTGTTGTTTGCAGGCACGTGTTGCTCTGGTCTTTTGACCATGTGGCTCTTTAAGAGATGTAAAATATTTATATCTCATCAGCTCCACATCCGTCAGAGAGTCTCCCTAGGGAATCGGCTCTGAAACAATGGTTGATGGTGCACCGGTGTATGGGCTGAAGAATCATTTTATTTACCACAAACAGTCAGCTCTCTGATTTCTGCACCTGGCACTAAGTTCCTGGTTACCAACAGATCTGTCCTCGGGGAAAGAGCATGACCCATCACTTTTTCAGGGAGAAGAATTTCTCTTTCTCCGTCAGGCAGAGGGAACAAGGGCCTGATTCCCCATTTCATTACTGCAATCTATGCTGGTGTAactgacttcagaggagttacACTGGCTTGAAACTGGAGTGATACAGGGCTAAGGTTTTTTCTTCATCACTATCAACTTCATTTCCACTGAAGCCACTGAGAGTTTTTGCCAGTGACTTTAATAGGAGCAGGACCTTCATCTAATAAAGATGCAGAGTTCCTGTTCTTTTCTCATGAAACAGGGCTTGGTGCAGACCCTTGGCCACCTCCCGCACTGAAGCTTCATTTCAAAACAAGCTTGTGAAGTGCCAAGATGATGACATGTAATCAGCTGTCCTGTAGGTTacacatctccccctcctcgCCCCCATCTCCACCGGGGCCCAATCCACAGAGGGtgtgagtttgctgcagctcctAGCTCTCATGCAGAGTCCTTCAGCTCAAGCAGTAACAGCTCAAACTTTCAGCTCTGTTCCCCGGTgggggggttattggggggtcATTATATGTGGTTGATGTACCATTTTAAAGGGTCTTTTTCCATTGTTATTAACTGTAACCATAAATTAGTATAAATTAATAGACTTGCATTGCAAAGCCCATCAAAAACCTCCCAAAGTATATTCAGTCTTACCAGGGGGACAAAGACATCAGTTAGGATGATTACGTATAATGTTCTGCGGAGGACGTGCAAATAGCTATTGATATTCAGCCAGCAGTAGCTGGTCAATGGGAGGTCAGGGTACTAAGCTCATTGGAGGACTGAGATCTTACTGGTTAGAGTCATTTGCATATAGCTTTACCCTAATCCTGAGCAGCATGAATTTTAAAATGCACATGTAATTCACAGCAAGCTTTTTAAACATGCTTTTAGCATCCTCCTACGCCCACTAGTGAATTCCTCTTGATGGTTATTGCCTAGTAAACAGTCTCCAGCTAAAACATGAGAAAGATGCTAGTTAAAGAGAAACTGATCCATCAAAGTCCCAACTCCACAGCCCTTTTTCCTGAAGCCCGTGGGACTGTTTGCTGGAGTAAGGGTTGTTTTCTGATTGCAGGGTCAAGCCCAAACTCTACAGGCATGGAAAATCCCCCAATTTTGCAGCCTTTGGATTCTCACTGGCAACCGGAGTTGCATTCATCAGGATCTAACCCAgatgtcggcaacctttcagaagtggtgtgccgagtcttcatttattcactctaatttaaggttttgcgtgccagtaatacattttaacgtttttagaaggtctctttctataagtcttcaatatataactaaactattggtgtatggaaagtaaataaggttttttaaatgttgaagcttcatttaaaattaaattaaaatgcagagccccccggaccggtggccaggacctgggcagtgtgagtgccactgaaaatcagctcccgtgCTGCCTTctgcacgcgtgccataggttgctgacccctgagttAACCTTTCCTatatggaggagggggagggaaggagagtcATGAAATTTAAGTTTTCAGAGCTCTGTTTTTCAAGCATACTCTGTTTAAACTGATGTCTACTGAAACCAACTGACGGAAGCCTGCACACCCAGAAAAGGGTAAACTACCCTCTGCTTTGTGGTTGTAGAATTCATCCCATCCAGCTATTGCAGTGATAACCATCGAAATGCTAAGTGCTTGAAgtgtatgtctatactacaagcaCTACAGCAACAGCTGTGCCACTGGAATGCAGACACTTGCTCCAGCACCAGGAGGGGTTTTTTCCATCACAGTAGTAAATCCACCTGCTTGAGAGGTGGCAGCTGGGTCAACAGAcaaattcttccgttgacctagctgtgtctatACGAGGGCTTAGGTTGGCAAACCTATGTCTCtcgggggtgtgaatttttcacatctctgagcaACAAAGCTAGGACAACCTACATTTTAGGTGTAGCTCAGACCTGCATGTGTCATCCAAAAGGTTAATCCCCCAGGCTGAGTCACTGCAACATAATATTGATGCTCTTGTGGTGAGAAGAGAGCGCTACGGATGGCAAAAATTTCATAGCTTTTTTGCCTTGCAAAATGTTGCTAAAGAATCGTTGCCATTTCATACCATTTCACCCCTTACattttgggtctgattctgcaaagaGCTGAGTGCCTCCTGTGAGGTTCTGGGCACCTTCCACTCCCACATGAGAAGACATTGATTAAGTCCCTTGTTTAGTACATTACTAACAGTGAATGTTGAATCTAACTAGCTTGCGTCAAATGCAAGACTGGAACTGAAATATATTGAGTGACAGGATTTGACAAGGGAGAGGTGCCTCAGAAAAGGGAAAGACATGCTTTGATCCATTTTGTACCACTCGGGGGGTATTTTATGCCAACCTCATTTCTGGAATCCTTAGTCTTGGACTGACTTGATTATTGTATCAGAAGACTGGCACCGAAATACTGTGAAGAAAGGCACATTGAAAATGTCTTGAAAGATGAGATTACTGAGAGATAGCAAACAAGAGGGTGTTAGTTTCCTTCAATCTCATTCACAGCTCCCACTCTTTTTCCCTCTGGAAACTATCATCAGAAACAACGAGAACACGATGATCACACAGGGCGAAGATTTAAATTGTAGTGTAGTAATCTCCCGATTATACATCAAACTCCTGTGGCCTCTGTTCTCTTTTCACATAGTTCTCAGTagctttacactggtgtaactccactggcatcaatagagttactcctgattttacattggtgggagaggagaatcaggcccttcacCCGCTTTAATTATATACGTAGGCTTGGATGGATTAGCTTTTTATCCGTAAATGTCGgcaaacattgatttcaccactgtacatacacaaactgatgaaaaaatacttccattgataataatcaaaatatacagatagacgaagtaagaaaaatgctgcttgagaacgtatTAGGGTTTGATGTAAggctatttactttctccatatccACATGTAATGTTGACAATTTGGGTTACAAAGCTTTTATATTTTGAATCTCAAAGTCTGTCACTAAATAATTGTCTGCCGTCCGTCTGATTTCCCACAAccgtgaacatttaaattgattaaaaatagaaaaaatgcgtAAAAATAAACAGCGatcttatctgtcaaaattatacaaaaataaaaactgaattctgccaagccaaaATATACATGCCCTCCTATGGCTCCTTAGGTGACAAGTGGCTGCTGCATATCCTTAAAAGCAATTATTTATTGCAAAACAAATAagacataaaaaataaaatacacttttGTGAAAGGCAAAGAAAAGACAACTTTCTGCCTAGCTTCTGTTATAGGGGCCTGCCAAGAGTTTGCAAAAAGGGCTTTTGGCATCTTTCTAGTTGGCTCTTAAAATCCAAAGATCTTGCAGGTTTGAAATACCCTGAATGCCGAGTACTTTTGACTTTAAATAGAAAATATTCTAATAGAAAAGCTTCAAGAGCCACGGTTACCTTTCTTGCTGCAAATTAATTACTTCTCAGCCTCTTGAATGCTGAATTGGTGGTAGAGGATCAGCAGGAGGAAATCACAATTACAAATGTCAAACGCTGCAGGCTGCCTTCATTAGGGACAATTCCAGTTCCAAACCTCGCTGTTGGACGTGACAGTTTTAATTGAAAACTAGCATTCATTTTATTGTCAGGTGCCCCCGGGCCAGCCTAGAATCGTCACCCTgtgttttaataataattaataataataatattcaaTAATGTATGTTAGAGAGCAATGTCCTTTCAAGTAATGCAAATAAAAGGTGTTGGTGAGTGGAAATGTTTAACTATAAtaactctttttaaaaagatttacCTACTTTGCCATTTATCAAATGCTATTTACAAAGCAGGTGTGATTTCTGTAATTCCTCAAATGAGCTAGGGGCTGCTGCTTGCATTATGCCATCTATTTCTAAGCCTCTATGCCAAGATCACAGACAGTCGTAGcttgtttctctctctggttttgataACCTGTCCACCTTATCTCCCAAAGCCTTGGGTTAAAACAATCCGGGGCAGATTTTGATCTCACTTACATCAGCATAAATCTAGACTGGCTCCAGTGAACTGAATAGCTTTTCTCCACATGTATGTCGGtgtacatgagatcagaatctagctgCCAGTTTGTTTTGAAATCCTTTCCCCAGCCTCCTGTTGTTCCCATACGTCTCCCAGCAATTGTCCTTTAGCAATTCTAGACACTGAAAACTTTCTGATCATTTAGGGCCGGATTGTGAACCCATTCTTTACACTAGTGAGCAGTTACATGCACACGTAACCTCGTTGTCAGGGAAGTAAATGCTTATCGGTAGGCATAAGGGATTCACGCTCTGACCCTCAGGAGTATCTCTGCTGTTAGCTTTACACCAGCATTCTCTTGTTGTCTGCTCTTAAAAAGCAGCCCTGGCAATGCCACCAGGAGACTCATGGAGGTTTCGGAAGTGAACACTTCCTTTAAATTCTTCAGTTTAATTAACACACTCCCTTATTTATCAAGCTACAACTCACTGTGCATGAGCAAGCTTGCTCTTTTCATGCCCTGCTTTCCTTGGGGATGGGGATGTCTCCACTGTAGCTTCTCTAGGGGAGAGAGACCTGTTTCATGCTAATATTGCCCTTTGGTTTTCATGTGGTTTGACCTGCATACGTCACCCATTTATCCATCGCTGTATCTCTCTGCGGCCCGCAGAGAAAATCACCCTGGTGTGACTTGATGTCacaggtatgtcttcactgcaaaaacaAAAGGCGTGTTTGTACGTTGAGTTAAAATCCGAGAGAAGACAAGGCAGGTTGTAGTTTTCACGTGGGTGACCTGGTCCAGTTAAAGGCCATGTCAGTGCAGAAAAGGTGGCGGGGGACAGTGTTCATTATCCTGCTGTAAAATCTTAGTGGAAATAAGGCACCTGTAGCTCACCCCCAACCATGTCTCACCTCACCTACTTTCCCTCACAGGAAAATCTACAGGTGCCGTGTCTTCACTAGGGTTTTACAGCAGGCTGGCTAATGCACCTTCGTTATCCTGAGGTAAAAACCCAACTCTTTGGCAGTGGAGACAAAGCCTATATAGTCACATTGGTGCAAACCCACAACACAGGCCTGGTTGGCACCTAAAATGTAGGTCAACCTTGCTACGTCtctaaggggtgtgaaaaactCATACCTCTGAGAGACATTAGTAAactgacctaagccccagtgtagacagcactagaattcttccatcaactagctactgcctctcagggagtggattaactacagccaGAGAAAAACTCCTCCTCTCACTGTagggagtgtctacactgcagtggtgTGGCTGTGTCACTGTAGCATCTGGAACGGAGACATCTCCATAGATACGATGGGCTGATGTAAAACTGAGTTTACGCTGGTTCTGTTTAGTCAGTAACTAATCTCTCAGCTCTTGAAAAAGgattttaggccatgtctactctACAGCAGCACTGCAGTTGGACCACCgtagtgctgtagtgtagatgcttcctacatcaacAGCAGGTGTTTTTCCAGCGATGTAGTTAATCTGCCTCTGCGAGAGGCGGTAActagaattcttccactgacctatcTGCCTTCACACAGCGGGTTAGGCCAACCTAGGGCATAatttttttcacagccctgaaggACCTAGCTAGGTCCATCTAATCTTTAAGTGTGTAGACTGGGCCTAACTGAACTCTGCTTAAACCACACCATTTTCCATTGATGTCCCTCCTTCTCTTTCACTGAAAAAcctcctggcccctctggggagCTGAGTCAAGGGAAAGCAGTCGTGCTTCTCCCTTCACTCACACTGATGTAGTGCCACTCCTGTCAATGGACCCACTCCGGATTTCCTCCGGGGGGCGTGGGAAGAGACTTTGGCCCTGCATGTGGACCATGATTTGGGTGGTGACACTGAACTCTGCCAGCCAGGCTGAGCACTCCAAAGCAAAGTGCTGCTGGTTTAATCTGTCCCTCTCCTGCAGCCATGGGAATGCCTTGGGGTCCTCGGCCCCATGCCCCTAGTGAATTCATCTACTTTGAGCTGGGCTTGGGCCAGGAACTGGTCCCAGGTGATTTAGCATCCCCAGCTCAGCTGTCTAAGGGTGCCTAATCCCCTCCACCCCCGGCTTCTGTCTCTGCAGAGCACAGTCCCATTTCCTCTAAGCTGCCTCTTTCCACCACGTATGCGAAGACCCCAGAGGCTTGCACATTGCCTTCAACAGCTGGGGCTCTGCAACTTTCAGGAACGCACCACCATCCTGCAAGAAGCTGGTCGAGCCTTCTGTCCCACAGGGGAGctcgcctcctgcccccacactgctcccctctGCTAACCCTTCCAATGCAGCTGCTAGTTCCCTCCTGCTCCAGAGTTCCTGGGGCCTCCAGCTCTCCCTGGTAACTtatgggcagagcaggagaggtTCTGCCTGGCTGGCAAGTAACCAAGGAAAGTTGCTGAGAGTTATTTGCCAAGGAGGGGCTGAAAGGAGggcagcccccctgctgccctggcCTCCCCGCTTTCCTACCTGTCCAGGGAGACGGTGGCGAGGGTGAAGCTGCTGGCGTACATGGTCAGGTAGATGAGGAAGTGCACGGCTTTGCACAGGAAGGGCCCGAAGA
The sequence above is a segment of the Mauremys mutica isolate MM-2020 ecotype Southern chromosome 12, ASM2049712v1, whole genome shotgun sequence genome. Coding sequences within it:
- the GALR2 gene encoding galanin receptor type 2 isoform X2; translation: MNSSLAPLNASGGEAGWQPESVLIPLVYALIFLLGTVGNSLVLAVLLRNGQVNNTTNLFILNLGVADLCFIVCCVPFQATIYTLEGWVFGPFLCKAVHFLIYLTMYASSFTLATVSLDSYYQEFQMANLTVCHPIWKIPQRKIMDICTFIFSYVIPVLILSLTYMRTIRYLWTSVDPIEDMSESKKAKRKVTRMIIIVAVLFCLCWLPHHLIILCVWFGYFPLNHATYVLRILSHLISYSNSCVNPIVYALVSKHFRKGFKKIFNCLLHKKVANKVHVAQVTNTVSTLEADLTEVTHISEPPPARSFTSCQIPGQPWGETEQLGRQQKIANSFITFNVT
- the GALR2 gene encoding galanin receptor type 2 isoform X1 — translated: MNSSLAPLNASGGEAGWQPESVLIPLVYALIFLLGTVGNSLVLAVLLRNGQVNNTTNLFILNLGVADLCFIVCCVPFQATIYTLEGWVFGPFLCKAVHFLIYLTMYASSFTLATVSLDRYLAIRYPLHSRELRTPRNALTAICLIWGLSFIFSGPYLSYYQEFQMANLTVCHPIWKIPQRKIMDICTFIFSYVIPVLILSLTYMRTIRYLWTSVDPIEDMSESKKAKRKVTRMIIIVAVLFCLCWLPHHLIILCVWFGYFPLNHATYVLRILSHLISYSNSCVNPIVYALVSKHFRKGFKKIFNCLLHKKVANKVHVAQVTNTVSTLEADLTEVTHISEPPPARSFTSCQIPGQPWGETEQLGRQQKIANSFITFNVT